CAAGGCGCGCGTGTACCCGGTTGGAGCGGCCGGGCCGCCCGGAGATTCACCCGCCTGTCAGGGGGCCGGCTGGACGGGCTCCGGGGGCAGCTCGCGCTGGGCCAGGGCCCAGTCGCCGCCCAGGCCGTGGCCTTCGCGGAAGCGCCGGAAGTCCCGCCGCACCGCGCGGGGGTAGCGCCGGAAGCGCTCCAGCTCCCCCTGTTTGATGGCGGTGCGGATGCGGGTGGGACCGGCGTTGTAGGCCATCAGGGCCAGCTCCAGGTCCCCACCGAAGCGCTCCTGCAGCGAGCTCAGGTAGCGGATGCCCAGGCGCACACAGAGTGCGGGGTCCGCCGTCACCTCCTCGCGGGACAGCCGCAGGCCCGCCTTCTCCGCCAGGAAGTGGAGCGTGCTCGGCTTGATCTGCATCAGCCCGCGCGCGCCCTTCTCGGAGATGGCCTCCTCCTCGAAGTCGGACTCCACATCGATGAGGGCCAGGATGAGCAGCGGATCATACTTCGTGAGTCGGGCCTCCTCGGCGATGGCCTGCCCGAGCTGCCGGCGCAGGGTGAGCCCCAGGTCCGGGGCCCGCCGCGCCAGCACCGCATCGATGAGGGCCGCCTCGGGCGAGGAGTGCTCCGCCGCCACCACCTCCGGCACCACGGGCGGCGCCGGGCGCTGGTCCAGCAGCGGCACCACCCGCGCGGACACGACGAGCGCCACCCCCGCCAGCAGCGGGAGCCGGGAGCAGCCAGAGCTCAGGGCGTGGAGATGTTCGAAGAGCCGCGTGCCGAAAGACCTCCCGCCCGTCCGGGCGGGGGCTTTCACTTGCGCTGCTCCAGTTCCTGGATGCGCTCGGCGAGCCGGTCCAACCGCGTGCCGAACGACGACAGCTCCTCACGACGGGGCAGCTTCAGCCGGGTGAGGGCCAGGCGCACACGCTCTTCGACGTTGTGCTCCAGGTCCTTGCGGTGTCCGGCCAGCCGCTCGGTGAAGTCACGCGCCTGCCGCTTCACCTCTTCCTGGCTCCAGCCGGCCACCGCCGCCACGCGCTGCACGGCGCGGGAGGCTTCCTCCTCCGCCGTGTTCACCGCCAGCAGGGCCTGACTCCAGAGCTTCTCGAAGGTCTCCGCGACGGCGTTCTTCTCTCGGGGGGCCTCGGGCTTGTTGTCCATGGGTCTCTCCGGGAGTGGGTCCCCCGGGCCGCCTGGCCCGGAAGGGTCGAGGAACGGCCGAAGTAAGCACACCCCCGACGTGAAGGGAACGACGGTGAGCCCCCTCCCCCGCCCTGAGTCCACTCAAGGAAAGGGGAGGTGATACCCACCGTCACAGGTTCTACGTTCTTCAGGCCCGCGGGGGCGACGACGGGCTGCTGGACGGCTTGGCGCCGCTCACCCGGCGGACCGGCTTCAGCAGCGCGTCCACCTTGCGCGACAGCTTCGCCAGCTCCTTGTTGAGGTCCTTGAGCTGGGCCTGGCTGGCCACGCCCACCGCCTCCACCACCTTCGTCTGGACGGTGTCCAGCCGCTTGCGAAGCTCGGTGCCGGCCGCGTCCACCTTCTTGCCCAGCTCCTGCACGCGCGGGTCCGCCAGCAGCTCACCGGCCTGCAGCTTGCCCCACAGCACCTGGGCCTCCTTCGCCGCCTCCTGGCCGCGGCTCTCCAGCGTCTTCACCACCTTCTGCGCCTCGCCCTCCAGCTCCTCGATGCGCTTCTGCGCCACGGCCAGCTGCGCCTTCAGGAACGTCTCCACCTGCGCAAGTCCGCTCTTCGCGGCCTCGGTGGCGGTGGCGGTGGCCTCCACCTTCGTGGTCTCCGTCGTGGTCTCGGTCGTCTCGTGCTTCGCGGTCATACCGTCCTCCCCTTTTCATCCCGGTCGTGCCGGGCGGTAGCCAGCTGCGTCAATCAGCTTCGTGCCCTGACTTAACGCAGCGCGCCATGACCGTCAAGTCAACCTGCGCAGAAATCACGGATACCCCGCCAAAAAGAAAACCGCCGCCCCGGTGTGGACACCGGAGGCGGCGGCAGTCTTCAGCGGAGCGCCCTTCCGGGCGGCCGGGTGCGGACTAGGCCGCGCCGGTCGTCTGGGTGCCCTCCGGGCGGGAGGGCGGCGGCGTCAGGGGGCCGTCGCCGTGCGTCGC
The genomic region above belongs to Pyxidicoccus trucidator and contains:
- a CDS encoding lytic transglycosylase domain-containing protein: MKAPARTGGRSFGTRLFEHLHALSSGCSRLPLLAGVALVVSARVVPLLDQRPAPPVVPEVVAAEHSSPEAALIDAVLARRAPDLGLTLRRQLGQAIAEEARLTKYDPLLILALIDVESDFEEEAISEKGARGLMQIKPSTLHFLAEKAGLRLSREEVTADPALCVRLGIRYLSSLQERFGGDLELALMAYNAGPTRIRTAIKQGELERFRRYPRAVRRDFRRFREGHGLGGDWALAQRELPPEPVQPAP
- a CDS encoding phasin family protein, whose protein sequence is MDNKPEAPREKNAVAETFEKLWSQALLAVNTAEEEASRAVQRVAAVAGWSQEEVKRQARDFTERLAGHRKDLEHNVEERVRLALTRLKLPRREELSSFGTRLDRLAERIQELEQRK